One window from the genome of Rhodopseudomonas sp. P2A-2r encodes:
- a CDS encoding c-type cytochrome encodes MRRLIFIAMLAVAGSAQVRAQDAAAGEKVFGTCKLCHQIGENAKNGVGPNLNGVIGRKSGSVPGYSYSVANKESGITWDEATFREYIKDPKAKVPGTKMIYAGLKDEQKTNDLVAFLKQFDADGKKK; translated from the coding sequence ATGCGAAGACTGATTTTCATTGCCATGCTGGCGGTAGCCGGATCGGCTCAGGTTCGGGCCCAAGACGCGGCCGCTGGCGAGAAGGTTTTCGGTACGTGTAAACTGTGCCATCAGATCGGCGAGAATGCGAAGAACGGGGTCGGGCCCAATCTGAACGGTGTCATCGGCCGTAAGTCAGGCAGCGTGCCCGGCTACTCCTACTCGGTCGCCAACAAAGAATCCGGCATTACATGGGACGAAGCTACGTTCCGCGAATATATCAAAGATCCGAAGGCAAAGGTTCCGGGCACCAAGATGATCTATGCCGGCCTCAAGGACGAGCAAAAGACCAATGACCTGGTTGCGTTCCTGAAGCAGTTCGATGCCGACGGAAAGAAGAAATAG
- a CDS encoding secretin and TonB N-terminal domain-containing protein, with protein sequence MILTKEFWKSRRIAMCLVAWGAILNPVLVCNADSIEKQRKQLATNVTTDAVSFDIPSGLLEDALIAYAEMTGVEVFVEHALAAGQYSSPLQGEYSAEAALRALLAGTGLQIRRAAERAYTVVAPGMQEPATGRAPSWGVTASA encoded by the coding sequence GTGATTTTGACTAAAGAGTTTTGGAAAAGCCGACGCATTGCGATGTGCCTCGTCGCTTGGGGTGCCATTCTAAATCCAGTGCTCGTCTGCAATGCGGATTCCATCGAGAAGCAGCGCAAACAGCTAGCGACTAATGTTACAACGGATGCTGTCAGTTTCGATATTCCATCGGGGCTACTCGAAGATGCGCTGATCGCATACGCCGAAATGACCGGCGTGGAAGTATTCGTCGAACACGCGTTGGCAGCGGGGCAATATTCAAGCCCGCTCCAGGGTGAGTACTCCGCCGAGGCCGCGCTCCGGGCGCTATTGGCGGGAACGGGCTTGCAAATTCGCCGCGCCGCCGAGCGGGCCTATACGGTGGTTGCGCCTGGGATGCAGGAACCTGCGACTGGGCGCGCGCCGAGCTGGGGGGTGACCGCGAGCGCGTGA
- a CDS encoding energy transducer TonB, translating into MIFFAALQTTVMNALCTRANFVPAQHRVALAIWIDPAGKVTDARVLTSPIADDVSTGIVESVRSASIGQPLPSGLKQPVTFVILARSPERTGECAGPRSGRG; encoded by the coding sequence GTGATTTTCTTTGCGGCGCTGCAGACGACGGTCATGAACGCTTTATGTACGCGCGCGAATTTCGTTCCGGCACAGCATCGCGTTGCGCTTGCGATCTGGATTGATCCAGCCGGCAAGGTGACGGATGCGCGGGTCCTCACGTCGCCCATCGCGGACGACGTTTCCACCGGGATCGTCGAGAGTGTCCGCAGCGCCTCCATTGGTCAGCCTCTGCCCAGCGGCCTGAAACAGCCCGTCACGTTTGTCATCCTGGCCAGGTCGCCCGAGCGCACCGGCGAATGCGCCGGGCCGAGATCGGGACGTGGATGA
- a CDS encoding RNA polymerase sigma factor, whose amino-acid sequence MAESKLLSLSQTIVSGYVELRRRLTRRLGSEELASEVLHETYMRLDSVGDTGVVQRPDDYIFRVALNIANDKRRSDNRRLSYSEVEALYHFAEAATDGEQDIQARSELAMLARAFDALTTRQRAIVIAVRVDGTPHAELARRFGVSERMIDKDLRKALEFCADRLERVLTTRFGSYPPKTSTDK is encoded by the coding sequence ATGGCGGAAAGCAAGTTGCTGTCGTTGTCTCAGACTATCGTTAGCGGTTATGTCGAGTTGCGTCGGCGTCTGACCCGGCGGCTCGGCTCGGAAGAACTTGCCAGCGAAGTTCTTCATGAGACTTACATGCGCCTGGATTCGGTGGGCGACACCGGCGTAGTGCAACGTCCGGACGACTATATATTCCGGGTGGCGCTGAATATCGCAAATGACAAACGTCGATCCGACAACCGTCGTCTGTCCTATTCGGAGGTCGAAGCCCTCTATCACTTTGCCGAGGCGGCGACGGACGGCGAGCAGGACATCCAGGCGCGATCTGAGCTGGCGATGCTCGCGCGCGCGTTCGATGCCCTGACGACCCGGCAGCGCGCCATTGTCATTGCGGTTCGCGTCGATGGCACTCCGCATGCCGAATTGGCGCGCCGGTTTGGCGTTTCCGAGCGGATGATCGACAAGGACCTGCGAAAAGCGCTGGAATTCTGTGCCGACCGGCTGGAAAGAGTTTTGACGACGCGGTTCGGATCGTACCCGCCCAAAACGTCTACTGATAAATAG
- a CDS encoding FecR family protein, which translates to MVVGFEESHDGVGGQKKASGSARDGELRQQAVAWLSLLSSGRATQADGEAFKRWIGLDAAHAQAYAKASHVWNGLKPVAENAVPPPARAIVNAGITRRAMFGGAAAAMAASAAYAAVHPPLALWPSLLELGADVRTATGERKQIDVAAGISVDLNTRTSLSLRSNARDGRYVELINGEAVVAAGPQANGSCIFAAGTGRVIAQNARFDIRRDGDRKVRVACLDGSIDVEHTTQTVKLGANQQMTYDHAIAGKAEDVDPMQVTAWQQGRLLFRQTPLSEVIAEVNRYRPGLLVLMDDSLASRRIDASFQIGRLENVIIYLQQAFDVRVRRLPGSVVLIG; encoded by the coding sequence GTGGTGGTGGGATTCGAGGAAAGCCACGATGGCGTCGGCGGGCAAAAGAAGGCCTCGGGGTCGGCGCGCGACGGCGAGTTGCGTCAGCAGGCCGTGGCGTGGCTGTCACTGTTGTCGTCCGGCCGGGCCACGCAGGCCGATGGAGAGGCCTTCAAACGCTGGATCGGCCTGGATGCGGCGCACGCACAGGCTTATGCGAAGGCATCCCATGTCTGGAATGGACTGAAGCCGGTCGCCGAAAATGCGGTGCCCCCGCCCGCCCGCGCGATCGTAAATGCGGGGATCACGCGCCGCGCGATGTTCGGTGGCGCGGCTGCCGCCATGGCTGCCAGTGCGGCCTATGCAGCGGTTCATCCGCCTTTGGCGCTGTGGCCGTCGCTTCTGGAATTGGGCGCCGATGTTCGAACCGCGACAGGCGAACGCAAGCAGATCGATGTTGCCGCCGGCATCAGCGTCGATCTGAATACACGGACCAGCCTCAGCCTGCGCTCCAATGCGCGCGACGGACGCTATGTCGAATTGATCAATGGCGAAGCGGTGGTGGCGGCCGGGCCGCAGGCGAACGGCAGCTGTATATTCGCCGCCGGCACCGGCCGCGTCATCGCGCAGAACGCAAGGTTCGATATCCGGCGGGATGGCGACCGCAAGGTTCGCGTCGCCTGTCTCGATGGCAGCATCGATGTCGAGCACACCACGCAAACCGTCAAACTCGGTGCGAACCAGCAGATGACCTACGATCATGCGATCGCCGGCAAAGCCGAAGACGTCGACCCGATGCAGGTGACGGCCTGGCAGCAGGGTCGTCTGCTGTTTCGCCAGACGCCGCTTTCGGAGGTCATTGCTGAAGTGAATCGCTACCGGCCCGGCTTGCTGGTCCTGATGGATGACAGTCTTGCGTCGCGCCGGATCGACGCCAGTTTCCAGATCGGTCGTCTTGAAAATGTAATAATCTATCTGCAGCAGGCCTTCGATGTTCGTGTGCGCAGGTTGCCCGGCTCCGTAGTTCTCATCGGCTGA
- a CDS encoding filamentous hemagglutinin N-terminal domain-containing protein, with the protein MSRVTQALAAMRAVQAAARNAALSSPGAVPNGITTGGLDPVRTGVSAALDTTGKNTWDGALQPTQASNASGQVDVTVRQTQSNAILSWKTFNVGRDTTLTFDQQGNSNWVALNRVVGNVAPSRILGNIKADGTVLVINQNGIIFGAGSQINVGSLIATVSDVGPASIAKAGVSVATTLAERNQMFMQYGLLGYADATAADATINNRPSTFSALAGATGIGDITVEQGASIRTVGDNGLILLAAPHVINAGSLAAPAGQVIFAGGTSVSLARATGASDSSDPNVRGLFAFAGGGTVWNQASGLIEADRGNITLTGAAAVNDGVLSSTTSVSRNGSILIDGANIRLSSGSLISIRPDSSAETIAQDATSLANFKPSEIRIGGLLSNVSNTEMQSGAFIYAPGASVTFGAPSGAAVSGMNNQFNTAIPTIFIDDGAVIDVAGLAGVVIPASRNQVTISPVKGNELRDSPLYRAGFLNGATVYLDPRLSGVRADGVAWIGSPLIDAASYYQLVGVSASELMTKGGNVTFGAINYNGNPSTAAIPGINASSVILKSGAVIDIAGGWVTYEAGMVQQTMLVSSSGRIVPIGAANPDQTYTSIYQGFTVNHARWGFVEFYADPFKNGSHYETQYIEGRDAGSLTVKAAAALLEATIYGQAFAGERQRAAAKAGTGKTLVYNDQRPVQAASSELPAGGMLFVQLDSGGGNIAIGHNPTPLPNDFSYGQRVVIAPNGSYTLPTRDPNSVLPASRLNTVTLSDQMISNAGLSEVALYSGGSIVVDADARVALNAGGVFDALAGRNIRIDGGISAPSGKVALETYYGAGSIFAPTTPALGSFDIVVNGRIDVAGRWVNDFGATDRILGSAWLNGGSILMYVASRDLLIEGITSANGYIGNNAASYGSNASTYLPTDISGSILINSGAKLNLAGGGRIDQKGKSNLTATGGNLSLRSDTGYYQISDDPQFDRSHFRVNSNGAIALNPSQINTRIAINPGAIEAHGFGGGGTFTLVTPQFELGTGTAATGTVLPFDFVSTAGFATYNITSYKTDISASTFDNGKGGYNAVLATQTLTIGDGQNLLLTQSVLPSLLNSAQNAALRNLGSGGDLLSVLAPVLPDNAWDSKAVNLNFGGLIELHVAQGGRITGAAGSTLSASKLFNEGAIRIAGGTITQSLVLPSLYASGFDGGTKANPQGAVHALSDILSVRADGLIDPSALNAKGIKNPQGRVLTNQEVAGDQANGYQENIYLLGILEADQGIVLAPGSVTDLSGAAIANPRAFAANGRPLNDGRIVAGGTLASLGASRLGSTLFKAQTNSVFALFNPVGWRMPETIVAQPGSVLDLSGAAGSFDMIAAGGAISMWSKNNYVSTPAWSDAGSLLAANGATLTGATIRAQGGTPQANGGTLLILDPILTQRDPALPAKNAISADMIGSAGFDTMVAIGSVTSLGDATLDLGRAFFLQSRPYQSVVSTSNISGADPLIPVVRSGGRLEIDAHYIGIASAIDTIFDPNIGAVGTGSVILKADTIDVTGAVIFDRSVANATLQATGDIRLNGVQQWQRTYDATFVPTVYTLQGGIAANGNLSLIAGQVYPTTGSTFTISSTAANGTIAFGRSGATVPATPYSAGGNLGVYAAHIAQSGVVRVPFGTLTLGSNTTYSKTSSGGAVTNFAPATQSVALLDGSITGVSANGLVIPYGTTTDLKEWYFSPTGVEALTGPPIKVLQISGASIAINAGATVDLSGGGDVSAYEFIPGTGGSRDVLDRLNSDQYSGNKGYQYADGRQVYAIVPGLSNAAAAPYDPIYSADYANLYSVAGVGRRVYLDAAPGLAAGWYTLLPAKYAMLPGGMRVVEQTGASLPRDTGIQNADGSLLVSGFYGDAIAGSSQSAIKAFNVQSQTAILQNSRIVISSGDALARASAASTGVLTPRLGVDAGRLVLNPVATLTIDAALNAAAAPGGRGSQVDIGGRNFEIVSTLSGAPANGAIQVTADSLTRLNAGSLLIGGVRTDNADGTTSLLVNAQSILVANDAAHPLSAPEIVLVVDDQIANPVASRITLADGAAIIATGVLNDERGGNYIIDGRVTSTVDNQGRPHYINPLVTAEGALFRVANGPERLVSRLKDPQTPVVPAASLIVGNIVAKGSSIGLDTSGTVALANNTVLQAKSISLGAPAIAFTSGAVTPGTVILTPQLQTLLSQGEHLTLHAQTSIGFDDGAYRFGSTTFDAQTLVARQGGSVAITAAGLRLTNSTGTAGVSTGGTGSLAFMADEITFGAGTVATSGFGAGVSLTGAKGVFSGGVAGVFDVGNASLTLIAPYLGDRAVSGTASETASDLTLRTTGAVLVSNAGLAAIDAGQIAGVPGSSLTIEGNGVVISGTRVRSTAAFSM; encoded by the coding sequence ATGTCGCGGGTGACCCAGGCGCTGGCGGCGATGCGCGCCGTCCAGGCCGCCGCGCGCAATGCTGCGCTCAGCTCTCCCGGCGCTGTGCCCAACGGCATCACCACGGGCGGACTGGATCCGGTCAGAACCGGCGTCTCGGCGGCGCTGGACACGACGGGCAAGAACACCTGGGACGGTGCGCTTCAGCCGACGCAAGCCAGCAATGCGAGTGGACAAGTCGATGTCACGGTGCGGCAGACCCAGAGCAATGCCATCCTGTCGTGGAAGACCTTCAATGTCGGGCGCGATACCACGCTGACTTTCGACCAGCAGGGCAATTCCAACTGGGTCGCGCTCAACCGCGTCGTTGGCAACGTTGCCCCGAGCCGGATTCTTGGCAATATCAAGGCCGACGGCACCGTTCTGGTCATCAACCAGAACGGCATCATCTTCGGCGCCGGCAGCCAGATCAATGTCGGTTCGCTGATCGCCACTGTTTCCGATGTTGGCCCGGCGTCCATCGCTAAGGCGGGCGTATCGGTCGCCACCACGTTGGCCGAGCGCAATCAGATGTTCATGCAATACGGCCTGCTCGGCTACGCCGACGCGACGGCCGCAGATGCGACGATCAACAATAGGCCCAGCACCTTTTCTGCGTTAGCGGGAGCAACCGGGATTGGCGATATAACCGTCGAGCAGGGCGCGTCGATCAGGACTGTTGGAGACAATGGCTTGATTTTGCTGGCGGCGCCGCACGTGATCAATGCAGGCTCGCTGGCAGCGCCCGCCGGCCAAGTGATATTCGCAGGCGGCACCTCGGTTTCGCTCGCCCGCGCCACCGGGGCATCCGACAGCTCCGACCCGAATGTACGCGGGCTCTTCGCCTTCGCGGGCGGCGGCACTGTCTGGAACCAGGCAAGCGGACTGATCGAAGCCGACCGGGGAAACATTACGCTGACCGGTGCAGCGGCTGTCAATGACGGCGTGCTGTCATCGACGACCAGTGTGTCGCGCAATGGTTCGATTCTGATCGACGGTGCTAATATCCGCCTGTCCAGCGGCAGTCTGATTTCGATCCGGCCGGATTCCAGCGCCGAGACCATCGCCCAGGATGCGACTTCGCTCGCCAATTTCAAGCCGTCGGAGATCAGGATTGGCGGCCTGCTGTCGAACGTTTCCAACACTGAAATGCAATCCGGCGCGTTTATCTATGCGCCGGGCGCCAGCGTCACGTTCGGCGCCCCCTCGGGGGCGGCTGTCTCCGGAATGAACAATCAGTTCAACACCGCGATCCCGACGATCTTTATCGACGACGGCGCCGTGATCGACGTCGCCGGCCTCGCCGGGGTCGTAATCCCGGCGTCGCGCAACCAGGTAACAATTTCGCCGGTCAAGGGCAACGAGCTGCGCGATTCGCCGCTCTATCGAGCAGGCTTCCTGAACGGCGCCACGGTCTATCTCGATCCGCGCCTGTCGGGGGTGCGCGCCGACGGCGTGGCATGGATCGGCTCGCCGCTGATCGACGCCGCCAGCTACTATCAACTGGTCGGCGTCAGCGCCAGCGAACTGATGACCAAAGGCGGCAACGTCACCTTCGGGGCGATCAATTACAATGGTAACCCGAGCACCGCGGCCATTCCCGGCATCAATGCTTCCAGCGTCATCCTCAAATCCGGCGCGGTCATCGACATCGCCGGCGGCTGGGTGACGTATGAGGCCGGCATGGTTCAGCAGACCATGCTGGTCTCATCCAGCGGACGTATTGTTCCGATCGGCGCTGCCAATCCGGACCAGACCTACACCAGCATCTACCAGGGGTTCACTGTCAATCATGCGAGGTGGGGCTTCGTTGAGTTCTATGCCGATCCATTCAAGAACGGCTCGCACTATGAAACACAGTATATCGAAGGACGAGATGCCGGCTCGCTGACCGTCAAGGCGGCCGCGGCTTTGCTGGAAGCCACGATCTATGGCCAGGCCTTCGCGGGGGAACGCCAGCGCGCAGCAGCCAAGGCGGGCACCGGCAAAACTCTCGTCTACAACGACCAGCGCCCGGTGCAGGCGGCGTCTAGCGAATTGCCGGCCGGCGGCATGCTGTTCGTCCAGCTCGATTCCGGCGGTGGCAACATCGCCATCGGTCATAATCCGACACCGTTACCTAACGATTTCAGCTACGGGCAGCGGGTGGTCATCGCACCAAATGGATCGTACACGTTGCCGACGCGTGATCCCAATTCGGTCCTGCCTGCGTCGCGCCTGAATACGGTGACCTTGTCCGACCAGATGATCTCGAATGCCGGCCTTAGCGAAGTCGCGCTGTATTCCGGCGGTTCGATCGTGGTCGATGCCGATGCTCGGGTGGCGCTTAATGCAGGCGGCGTGTTCGACGCGCTAGCCGGCCGCAATATCCGGATCGATGGCGGCATCTCCGCGCCTTCTGGCAAGGTCGCGCTGGAGACCTATTATGGAGCCGGATCGATCTTTGCGCCGACCACGCCCGCGCTTGGCAGTTTCGATATCGTCGTCAATGGACGCATCGATGTCGCTGGACGCTGGGTCAATGATTTTGGCGCCACGGACCGCATCCTCGGCAGCGCTTGGCTCAACGGCGGGTCGATTTTGATGTACGTTGCCTCGCGCGATCTACTGATCGAGGGGATCACCAGCGCGAACGGCTATATTGGCAACAACGCGGCCAGCTACGGCAGCAATGCGTCGACTTATCTTCCCACTGATATTTCTGGCAGCATATTGATCAATTCGGGTGCGAAGCTCAATCTTGCCGGCGGCGGTCGCATCGACCAAAAAGGTAAGTCCAATCTCACTGCGACCGGCGGCAACCTCTCGCTCCGCAGCGATACCGGCTACTATCAAATCTCGGATGATCCGCAGTTTGACCGCAGCCATTTCCGGGTTAACAGCAATGGCGCCATTGCGCTCAATCCGAGCCAGATCAATACCCGCATTGCGATCAATCCTGGCGCGATCGAGGCGCACGGTTTTGGCGGCGGCGGCACCTTCACTCTGGTCACGCCGCAATTCGAATTAGGCACCGGCACGGCAGCGACCGGGACCGTGCTGCCCTTCGACTTCGTCTCGACGGCGGGCTTCGCCACCTACAACATCACCTCCTACAAGACCGACATCAGCGCCAGCACCTTCGACAACGGTAAAGGCGGCTATAACGCGGTGCTGGCAACGCAGACCCTGACTATCGGCGACGGACAGAACCTGCTGCTGACGCAGTCGGTGCTGCCCAGCCTGCTGAATTCGGCGCAAAACGCGGCGCTGCGCAATCTCGGCAGCGGCGGCGATCTGCTTTCGGTGCTGGCGCCGGTGCTTCCCGACAACGCCTGGGACAGCAAGGCCGTCAATCTGAACTTCGGCGGGCTGATCGAGCTTCATGTCGCCCAGGGCGGGCGCATCACCGGCGCCGCCGGCAGCACCCTGTCGGCATCGAAATTGTTCAACGAGGGCGCCATCCGGATTGCCGGCGGTACGATTACGCAGTCGCTGGTGCTACCAAGCCTCTATGCGAGCGGGTTCGATGGCGGGACGAAGGCAAACCCCCAGGGCGCGGTGCATGCACTCTCTGACATCCTCAGCGTCCGGGCCGACGGGTTGATCGATCCGAGCGCGCTCAATGCCAAGGGCATCAAGAATCCCCAGGGACGTGTGCTGACCAATCAGGAGGTGGCCGGAGATCAGGCCAACGGCTACCAGGAAAACATCTATCTACTCGGGATACTGGAGGCCGATCAGGGCATCGTGCTGGCGCCGGGTAGCGTCACCGACTTGTCGGGCGCCGCAATCGCCAATCCGCGGGCCTTCGCGGCTAATGGCCGGCCCCTGAACGACGGTCGCATTGTCGCCGGCGGGACGCTGGCGTCGCTTGGCGCCTCGCGGCTGGGATCGACCTTGTTCAAGGCCCAGACAAACTCGGTGTTTGCGCTCTTCAACCCTGTCGGTTGGCGGATGCCGGAAACTATCGTGGCGCAGCCAGGTTCGGTGCTCGATCTCTCCGGCGCGGCCGGATCGTTCGATATGATTGCCGCGGGCGGCGCCATCTCGATGTGGAGCAAGAACAACTATGTCAGCACCCCGGCCTGGAGCGACGCCGGATCGCTGCTGGCGGCCAACGGCGCCACGCTGACCGGCGCAACGATCCGTGCGCAAGGGGGCACGCCGCAGGCCAATGGCGGCACGCTGCTCATTCTCGATCCGATCTTGACGCAGCGCGATCCTGCGCTCCCCGCGAAGAACGCGATCTCTGCCGACATGATCGGCAGCGCCGGGTTCGATACCATGGTGGCGATCGGCAGCGTGACGTCGCTGGGCGACGCCACGCTCGATCTCGGACGTGCTTTCTTCCTGCAGAGTCGGCCCTATCAGAGCGTTGTTTCCACGTCGAATATTTCCGGCGCCGATCCGCTGATACCGGTGGTGCGATCCGGCGGGCGTCTCGAGATCGATGCCCACTACATCGGCATTGCCAGTGCAATCGACACGATTTTCGACCCGAATATCGGCGCCGTCGGCACCGGCAGCGTGATCCTCAAGGCGGATACCATCGACGTCACTGGCGCGGTGATCTTCGATCGCTCGGTAGCCAACGCAACGCTTCAGGCCACTGGCGACATCCGCCTCAACGGCGTGCAGCAGTGGCAGCGGACCTATGACGCCACCTTCGTCCCGACCGTCTACACGCTGCAGGGCGGCATTGCCGCCAACGGCAATCTCTCCTTGATCGCGGGCCAGGTCTATCCGACCACCGGCAGCACCTTCACAATTTCCTCTACTGCGGCGAACGGCACCATCGCCTTCGGGCGCAGCGGCGCGACGGTGCCTGCCACGCCCTATTCGGCGGGCGGCAACCTCGGCGTCTATGCCGCCCATATTGCCCAGAGCGGCGTCGTGCGGGTGCCGTTCGGCACCCTGACGCTCGGCTCCAACACGACCTATAGCAAGACCTCCAGCGGTGGCGCCGTGACAAATTTTGCGCCGGCGACGCAGAGCGTTGCGTTACTCGACGGCAGCATCACCGGCGTCTCCGCCAACGGTCTCGTGATTCCCTACGGCACCACCACCGATCTGAAGGAATGGTATTTTTCGCCGACTGGCGTCGAGGCCCTGACGGGGCCGCCGATCAAGGTGCTGCAGATCAGCGGCGCCAGCATCGCCATCAATGCCGGCGCGACCGTCGATCTCAGCGGCGGCGGTGACGTCTCCGCCTACGAATTCATCCCGGGCACCGGCGGTTCCCGCGACGTACTGGATCGCTTGAACAGCGACCAGTACAGCGGCAACAAGGGCTATCAATATGCCGACGGGCGGCAGGTCTATGCCATCGTCCCCGGCCTGTCGAACGCCGCCGCCGCGCCCTACGATCCGATCTATTCCGCCGACTACGCCAACCTGTATTCGGTCGCGGGCGTTGGCCGGAGGGTTTATCTCGACGCTGCGCCGGGTCTGGCGGCTGGCTGGTACACCTTGCTGCCGGCAAAATACGCGATGCTTCCCGGCGGCATGCGGGTGGTAGAGCAGACCGGCGCGAGCCTGCCGCGCGACACCGGCATACAGAACGCCGATGGCTCGCTACTGGTGTCCGGCTTCTATGGCGACGCGATTGCCGGCTCATCGCAATCGGCAATCAAGGCCTTCAACGTACAGTCGCAAACGGCAATCCTGCAGAATTCCCGTATCGTCATCAGCTCCGGCGATGCCCTCGCGCGAGCCTCGGCCGCATCGACTGGCGTATTGACGCCGCGGCTCGGCGTCGACGCCGGGCGGTTGGTGCTCAATCCGGTGGCGACCCTCACCATCGATGCCGCCCTCAACGCCGCCGCGGCGCCGGGTGGCCGCGGCTCGCAGGTCGACATCGGCGGCAGGAATTTCGAGATCGTCTCGACCCTGTCCGGCGCGCCGGCCAATGGGGCGATTCAGGTCACCGCCGACAGTCTGACCCGGCTCAATGCCGGCAGCCTGCTGATCGGCGGCGTCCGCACCGACAATGCCGACGGCACCACCAGCCTGCTCGTCAACGCGCAATCCATCCTGGTCGCCAACGATGCCGCGCATCCGCTGTCGGCGCCGGAAATCGTGCTGGTCGTCGACGACCAGATCGCCAACCCGGTGGCGTCGCGCATTACGCTGGCCGACGGCGCCGCCATCATTGCTACCGGCGTGCTTAACGACGAGCGCGGCGGCAACTACATCATCGACGGCCGTGTCACGTCGACTGTCGATAATCAAGGAAGACCGCACTATATCAACCCTCTCGTCACCGCCGAGGGCGCGCTGTTCCGCGTCGCCAACGGGCCGGAGCGACTGGTCAGCCGCTTGAAGGATCCGCAGACGCCGGTGGTGCCCGCCGCTAGCCTGATCGTTGGCAATATCGTGGCCAAGGGCAGCTCGATAGGTCTCGATACGTCGGGCACCGTCGCCCTTGCCAACAATACCGTGCTGCAAGCGAAATCGATTTCGCTCGGCGCCCCCGCGATCGCCTTCACCTCGGGCGCCGTCACGCCGGGCACCGTCATCCTGACGCCGCAGTTGCAGACGCTGCTGTCGCAGGGCGAGCATCTGACGCTGCACGCCCAGACCAGCATCGGCTTCGACGACGGCGCCTACAGGTTCGGGTCCACCACCTTCGACGCGCAAACGCTGGTGGCGCGCCAGGGCGGTAGCGTCGCAATCACAGCCGCCGGGCTCCGGCTCACCAACAGCACTGGCACCGCGGGCGTCTCGACCGGGGGGACCGGTTCGCTTGCCTTCATGGCGGACGAAATCACGTTCGGCGCAGGCACAGTTGCTACCAGCGGTTTCGGCGCAGGCGTCAGCCTGACCGGCGCCAAGGGCGTGTTCAGCGGCGGCGTAGCCGGCGTGTTCGACGTTGGCAACGCCAGCCTCACGCTTATCGCGCCCTATCTCGGCGACCGCGCCGTCTCCGGCACAGCATCCGAGACTGCCTCCGATCTGACGCTGCGGACCACCGGCGCCGTGTTGGTCAGCAATGCAGGTCTCGCTGCCATCGACGCCGGCCAAATCGCCGGCGTTCCCGGATCGTCGCTGACGATCGAAGGAAATGGCGTGGTCATCTCCGGCACGCGCGTTCGTTCGACCGCAGCATTCTCAATGTGA